The Setaria viridis chromosome 9, Setaria_viridis_v4.0, whole genome shotgun sequence sequence AGCTAGTCATTCAGAATAAGTTTGTGGAAGAAATTCTAGAGTTTGGACGAGGACTAAGGAATTCAAGATAATAGTCCTTGCTATATAATCCCTACAATTTTCAAATATGTGATGTTTTAGTTTGTCCTAAATGTCGTATATTTAAACGGAGGGAGCAATAAACATATTATTAACAGGAGAAAACAGGTACTGACATATGTGTGTACTCAAGGCTAAGATATATCTGGCATGGTCTGCCAACTAAATGAAATCTAGCACAATAGCAGACTGGTGCACTCACCTCAAAACTGAAAAAGCTATTTTGGAAATGATCTGATAAAGCTGACAATCCAAAAATCACAGCAGGAATCACAAGCCTTGGGGATGAAAGAGCTACTCCAGCACCACCCAATGTCTTCTCTATCGTATTCTTCAAATCTTCACTTGTAATGCCGATTCTAGCATTTGCACAAATAGGATGGTTATTTAAACAATCAGAATGTGAGGAACCAAGTAATGGGGTACAGGCTGCCGCTGACAGCATGTCTGAATCTTGGAACCTACTTTTTCACTTTCTTCTTTAGAAAAACTTCTGGAATATCTTCCTTTGACAGGTTATCTGTGTGCTGACACAGAAGTTGAAGATACAAGCAACTGTTCAACATAAGAATGGCTAGTTTCAGAATAGTTGGAAAACTTGTTGAAACTTCCTCAGATATTATGAGAATAAAACACCTCCTGAAGCTGTGAAGGGCATGGTATGCTTACCTGAAACCAACCCCAAAAGCATAACTGACAGCAGTCTGTTCAATAAGAAGATCAAGGTTCAGTCACATCAATTACTCAATACCAACATTTAGGTACAGTTAAATTATTTTCCATTTATTGACAAAATCATTTCTAGCTGATGGCAGAGTCAGAAGTATTTTGTTTATGGTCAGTGTGGGATACATACCCCCTCTTGGTTTCATTCAAATAGGCTTTTGGCAGCCACGGAATTCACAGGAGGGTTCAGAGCCGGACTTAGCTAGGTGGCTGGACGGATATTAAATGCTGAGACCATTcacaaataattaaaaaaaaaccatTGATACATGAGAAAAGTTATACATGTCAATTTGTTTGTTTGCTGCATCCCCTTATATTGGCTGAGTTCATGGTCCAAAGACTAACATGAATATGGCACAAGGTCCAGAATACGTAAATGGCAAACTGTGTGATGCCTAATTGCCCATATAACCCAGTTGGTAGTTGCGGCGAAACATATTCAAGCTACAATATGTCGTCATAAACCGAGTTGTTGTTTTTGGGTTAATCATAACAATTAGTTTCTTTATGCATAAATCAGGCACAGAAGCATTTACTTATAGCATATAGACTATAGTTACTTTACTTGCTTCTTTTCTTATATATATCAACCACATGGTTTAAAATCTTGATCTACCTTGAGAGAAAAGACCAGGAGACAGTATAAACTACATGCAGCTCCAATTCCTGTGGTCAAGAGCAACAATTCATCCTTGAGCTGCAAGAAATTCATGGGCATCAGTAGATGGGTATGTAATTACCTTTTTAAGCAATGCATAGAAGATTAAAAATACAATGCTGGGAAAAGGAACCATACAGCTTCATATTTCAAAAGGTTAAGTTCCTTCCTTTTGTCACTCTCATTCTGCCTATCCTGTCATCATTTGCAAAATCATTTCCCATTTCTCCATCAGCTGTTACCGCAATAACATTCTCACGATCCAAAAATAATGAACATCAATCGCCATATCAAAGGATGTCAGACCTTAGCAGAACGCCTCTTGCTCACAGGCAGGCTGCTTTCACCGGACACCCAATCCCTGGTTGCCGCTAATCTCAACACTCCCTCATCCGCAACATCTTCCTGGACCTACATCCCAAATCTGTGCCAGTTACTCTTCGTTAAAGTAGAAGAACAGACATCCTGATTAGTTGAGCTTACATCTTCAGGCTGAGCAACATCCGCAGCGTTCCCTTGGACCGCGGTCGCCTCTACCGCATCAACATTTGCGCCATTCCTCCTCCAGACCATGTCAGAGATTTTCGTGACGAAATCGCCGTGCAGCTGCCTCTCCTCAAGAAACATGCGCAGGACCTCCTCCCCAATACTGTCCCCAGCTGTCGGTAGCAGGTTACAGGATCAGTACCAACAAACAGAGCCACGACATGGAGACGTTCTGGGTGCCAATCGCTCGGCATTCGTTTCTCCGGCACAAGCGAGGTAAGAACACATCCAGAAGACCAGAAAGGAGTAAATTAAGGAGCAGTGGTGGATGAACAAATTACCTTGGGCTTGGAGGGAGGAGTAGCGGAGAGCCGAGGTCCGCGGGAGGGGCCTGCGTGGGAGGGCGGGGCCGAGGGGAGGGAGCGAGCCGCGCGCGGGAAGGTGGCAGCAGCGGAGGCCTGGGAGCCCCATGGCCATGGCGGTTTCAAGCTACTGTGACTCGCTGGTGGTGTTCGATCCTGGGCGAAGGAAGAAGAGCAGGGAGGCGAGGCTGAGGCCGTCCTTCTCTCGCCACAATCCAAAACTCCGGAAGCCGTCGCAAAACTGAATAAATATCTTCCCTTCGGGCCGGGCCTCAGGCTAGCGTTCTGGCCCAAGTGGCCCAGTAGACAGAACTCTGCTTTCGTTCCGTCCCACACCATCCGTGCCATGTGCATACAATTAAGCCAATGAAGGCTACAGAACAAAGAAAAGTAGCGAAACGATAGCACTGAGCGCAGATCATCAAGGGCAAAGACAATCTCAACGAGCTGATCAACAAGGGCAGGCCAATCCATGATTCCAACATCCAAGTTTCCTGTCCATAAATCACAGCAGGATGGTTCCAGTAATTCCACAAATACAGCGAAAGTTCAACACGCTAAATCTTATGGGGATTACAGGAATTATTCCATAGAGACGAAACGTCAATCCTTGCCATATCATTAGCCTGCGGGGACTGATCAGCAAGAGATTCTTTAGCCTGCGGGCCAGTTCATCTGCCTGCCTCCAAGGAGATGAACGTGGATGTGGTAAACAGATTGACCTGCAATTGAAGGCACTGGGCGGTTAATGGGGGGAATGGTCAAACAGAGAGCTGTTTCAAGGACATACAGTCAGTTGCACATACATCCTTTAGGGCCATCATTGATGACAACACGGTAGCCATCTTCGAGTCCTTCCTGCTTCGCAATTACTTTGGCAACATAGAGGAGATAGCCAAGTATCTCAACATGCCTCTCTTCTGCCTGGGAAGTGGGGAGATGGGCACAGATAAGGGGCATTTCTTTTGACTTTTTAAGATTACAAATTTTAGGAAAGTGGAGTAATGTACATCGCATAGTACGATCTGGTTTTAAAAAGGTTGGCTTAAATTAACGGAAAGCAGATAACTGATAAATAGTAAACTCTACCTTCGAAAGGCCAGTTAATCCATCCTTGACTTTGGGAATGATTAGGATGTGTGTTGGGGCTTGAGGGTTTATGTCTCTGAAAGCCAAGACCTGTAACCAAAACATCATATGCAGTTCAGATATTACAAACAAGTAATTTACAATCTTGAGCAAAAGAGAAAGAGCAGAATTCAACTGAACACTCGGTTCACTCGAAACTTGTAATTTAGTAATTCACTGTACAGTAGTTGcttaaaaaaaatggaatgcTGATTCCCCTACCACTGTAAGACCCCTTAAAATAATCCACAGACCAATTTCATTACATA is a genomic window containing:
- the LOC117838226 gene encoding uncharacterized protein isoform X1, giving the protein MAMGLPGLRCCHLPARGSLPPLGPALPRRPLPRTSALRYSSLQAQAGDSIGEEVLRMFLEERQLHGDFVTKISDMVWRRNGANVDAVEATAVQGNAADVAQPEDVQEDVADEGVLRLAATRDWVSGESSLPVSKRRSAKDRQNESDKRKELNLLKYEALKDELLLLTTGIGAACSLYCLLVFSLKTAVSYAFGVGFSCLYLQLLCQHTDNLSKEDIPEVFLKKKVKKIGITSEDLKNTIEKTLGGAGVALSSPRLVIPAVIFGLSALSDHFQNSFFSFEVLPGMMGFLAYKAAALVQVYRDNEDLRLILPEEDAGSDNA
- the LOC117838226 gene encoding uncharacterized protein isoform X2, with the translated sequence MAMGLPGLRCCHLPARGSLPPLGPALPRRPLPRTSALRYSSLQAQAGDSIGEEVLRMFLEERQLHGDFVTKISDMVWRRNGANVDAVEATAVQGNAADVAQPEDEDVADEGVLRLAATRDWVSGESSLPVSKRRSAKDRQNESDKRKELNLLKYEALKDELLLLTTGIGAACSLYCLLVFSLKTAVSYAFGVGFSCLYLQLLCQHTDNLSKEDIPEVFLKKKVKKIGITSEDLKNTIEKTLGGAGVALSSPRLVIPAVIFGLSALSDHFQNSFFSFEVLPGMMGFLAYKAAALVQVYRDNEDLRLILPEEDAGSDNA
- the LOC117838228 gene encoding 14 kDa zinc-binding protein, which translates into the protein MSSEKEAALAAVPNDSPTIFDKIIKKEIPSTVVYEDEKVLAFRDINPQAPTHILIIPKVKDGLTGLSKAEERHVEILGYLLYVAKVIAKQEGLEDGYRVVINDGPKGCQSVYHIHVHLLGGRQMNWPAG